The Triticum aestivum cultivar Chinese Spring chromosome 3A, IWGSC CS RefSeq v2.1, whole genome shotgun sequence genome includes a region encoding these proteins:
- the LOC123061901 gene encoding peroxiredoxin-2C, translating into MAPIGVGSTLPDGQLAWFDESDQMQQVSIHSLAAGKKVILFGVPGAFTPTCSNQHVPGFITQAEELKAKGVDEILLVSVNDPFVMKAWAKTYPDNKHVKFLADGAAAYTKALGLELDLTEKGLGLRSRRFALLADDLKVTVANVEEGGQFTISGAEEILKAL; encoded by the exons ATGGCTCCGATTGGCGTGGGCAGCACCCTCCCCGACGGCCAGCTCGCGTGGTTCGACGAGAGCGACCAGATGCAGCAGGTCTCCATCCACTCCCTGGCCGCCGGCAAGAAGGTCATCCTCTTCGGTGTCCCTGGCGCCTTCACCCCCACCTGCAG CAATCAGCATGTACCAGGCTTCATTACTCAGGCCGAGGAGCTCAAAGCCAAGGGTGTAGATGAGATCCTGCTTGTCAGCG TTAATGACCCCTTTGTCATGAAAGCATGGGCGAAGACATACCCAGACAACAAGCATGTGAAGTTCCTTGCTGATGGAGCGGCAGCATACACAAAAGCACTTGGTCTTGAGCTTGATCTTACGGAGAAAGGATTGGGTCTTCGTTCGAGGCGGTTTGCTCTCCTTGCTGACGACCTCAAGGTCACCGTCGCAAACGTCGAGGAAGGTGGCCAGTTCACAATCTCTGGTGCCGAGGAGATCCTCAAGGCACTGTAG
- the LOC123061900 gene encoding rho guanine nucleotide exchange factor 8 translates to MTFSPSLSSSFSSSSSRLLRSSSSSLSSQCSTSGRRSMDEEAEAVVPPLPPMPKLSRSHGSRAARGRHLELPPKNAARDVGPPSEMDLMKERFAKLLLGEDMSGTGKGVSSALALSNSITNLAASVFGEQRRLEPMSADRKARWKKEIGWLLSVTDHIVEFVPLQQVSEDGTSMEVMGTQLRRDILMNIPALRKLDAMLLGYLDNFKDEQEYWYVSKNANESEKGDAPRDGEKWWIPTVRVPPEGLSDQSRKWLQHQKDIVGQVLKAAMAINANVLAQMEIPEEYIEALPKNGRESLGDSIYRTITDDYFDPNGLMDSVDLSTEHKIVDLKDRIEASVVIWQRKLCNKLSWGPGISLEKREQFEERAQTVLLILKHKFPGSGQSSLEISKIQYNKDVGFAILESYSRALESLAFAVLSRIEDVLYADTIARDPRRLKSRRRPSLEDDSTESLAVDATEATSAKSSDSFCWQELEDRSLDSGSGKLKKIPRIGRRKSMHVEKVEMNVNVCGAGAGSRSFSHR, encoded by the exons ATGACGTTCAGTCCGTCCCTCTCGtcatccttctcctcctcctcctcccggttgctgcggtcgtcgtcgtcgtcattgtCCTCGCAGTGCAGCACCAGCGGCAGGCGGAGCATGGACGAGGAAGCGGAGGCCGTCGTCCCGCCACTGCCGCCGATGCCGAAGCTGTCGAGGAGCCACGGGTCCAGGGCCGCGCGGGGACGGCACCTTGAACTCCCGCCAAAGAACGCCGCCCGGGACGTCGGGCCGCCTTCAG AAATGGATTTGATGAAAGAGAGATTCGCCAAGCTGCTGCTCGGGGAGGACATGTCCGGCACCGGGAAAGGTGTCTCCTCGGCTCTCGCTCTCTCCAATTCCATCACAAACCTTGCAG CCTCCGTGTTCGGGGAGCAGCGCCGCCTAGAGCCCATGTCGGCCGACCGAAAAGCGCGATGGAAGAAGGAGATCGGCTGGCTTCTGTCAGTCACCGATCACATCGTCGAATTCGTTCCGTTGCAACAGGTGTCCGAGGATGGCACCAGCATGGAG GTGATGGGCACCCAGCTACGCAGGGACATTCTCATGAACATCCCCGCCTTGCGAAAACTCGACGCGATGCTCCTC GGGTATCTTGACAACTTCAAGGACGAACAAGAGTACTGGTACGTGTCGAAAAACGCCAACGAGAGCGAGAAGGGTGATGCACCGAGAGACGGCGAGAAATGGTGGATCCCAACGGTGAGAGTCCCTCCCGAGGGTCTGTCCGACCAGTCGAGGAAGTGGCTCCAGCACCAGAAGGACATTGTCGGGCAAGTCCTCAAGGCAGCCATGGCCATCAATGCAAATGTCCTTGCACAGATGGAGATCCCAGAAGAATACATCGAGGCTCTACCCAAG AATGGGAGGGAAAGTCTCGGAGACTCCATATACAGAACCATAACCGATGATTATTTTGACCCCAACGGACTCATGGACTCCGTAGACCTATCGACGGAACACAAGATCGTCGATCTCAAGGACAGAATCGAGGCCTCCGTTGTCATCTGGCAGAGGAAACTCTGCAACAAGCTGTCATGGGGCCCCGGCATCAGCTTGGAGAAACGCGAGCAATTCGAGGAGCGCGCACAGACCGTCCTGCTCATCCTCAAGCACAAGTTCCCTGGATCTGGCCAGTCATCGCTTGAAATAAGCAAGATCCAATACAACAAG GATGTTGGGTTTGCCATCTTGGAGAGCTACTCCAGGGCTCTCGAGAGCTTGGCGTTCGCGGTTCTGTCACGGATCGAGGACGTCCTCTATGCTGACACCATCGCTCGGGATCCGAGGCGCTTGAAATCGAGGCGGCGGCCTAGTTTAGAGGACGACAGCACTGAGTCTCTCGCCGTCGATGCCACGGAGGCCACTTCGGCCAAGTCCAGCGATTCATTTTGCTGGCAAGAGCTCGAGGACAGGAGCCTGGATTCCGGCAGTGGCAAGTTGAAGAAGATCCCCCGTATCGGCAGGAGGAAATCTATGCACGTAGAGAAGGTCGAGATGAACGTGAATGTGTGTGGTGCTGGTGCTGGATCAAGAAGCTTTTCTCATAGGTGA